From Spartobacteria bacterium, a single genomic window includes:
- a CDS encoding serine protease has translation MRHLFFILCALLSCAAQLFADDRLKASLGEIDMSAIVKIYTIHNLPDYYNPWSMEGPRGTTGSGCIISGKRILTNAHVVSDETFIQVRRYGFAKKFTARVISVSHDADLAVLTVDDADFFTDVTPLEFDGLPQPQEEVTVYGFPYGGDTLSTTRGVISRIEHRTYAHSSYYLLAAQLDAAINPGNSGGPVLHSNRIAGVVMQGFSSAENIGYMVPSPIIKHFFLDMEDGRYDGFPTLGVESQTLESPSLKRKFGLPDDQTGLLIYQIPPDSPSYNRLAPSDIITSVDGNAIADDGTIEFRPRERTSAAHQIQLKQIGESVDLTVWRSNNLQTITIPLTKSISDMMQIPADQYDVQPSYYIWGGLVFVPLTKNLLKEWGSSWHDKAPTHLVALYDDNHYEDQKETVLLLKVLPDDINQGYHNYAYWVVDRINDQPVAGLQDLVTRIEAGKSTPFTTLTNKKGEQIVLDNHDVAQKSALLLQHYRIPSDRSADLQ, from the coding sequence ATGCGCCACCTTTTTTTTATCCTCTGCGCGCTGCTTTCTTGTGCAGCTCAGTTATTCGCGGATGACCGTCTCAAGGCCTCCTTGGGTGAAATCGATATGTCGGCGATTGTCAAAATTTATACAATTCACAATCTCCCTGACTATTATAATCCATGGTCCATGGAAGGGCCACGGGGAACCACGGGATCTGGATGCATCATTTCGGGCAAACGCATTCTTACCAACGCCCACGTCGTAAGTGATGAAACGTTCATCCAGGTGCGACGCTACGGGTTTGCTAAAAAATTTACAGCACGGGTCATCAGTGTATCCCACGACGCCGATTTAGCGGTATTAACGGTTGATGACGCTGATTTCTTTACCGATGTTACTCCGCTTGAATTTGATGGACTACCTCAGCCCCAGGAGGAGGTTACGGTCTACGGCTTTCCGTACGGGGGCGATACGCTCAGCACAACGCGCGGCGTCATATCCCGCATTGAACATCGTACCTATGCACACAGCTCCTATTACCTGCTGGCCGCTCAACTGGATGCAGCAATCAATCCGGGGAACAGCGGAGGGCCGGTGCTGCACAGCAACCGAATTGCCGGTGTGGTCATGCAGGGATTCAGTTCAGCGGAAAACATCGGCTACATGGTGCCCTCCCCCATCATAAAACATTTTTTTCTGGATATGGAAGATGGTCGTTATGACGGATTTCCAACACTCGGTGTGGAGTCGCAGACATTAGAAAGCCCTAGTCTTAAACGGAAATTCGGCCTACCTGACGATCAGACGGGCTTGCTGATTTATCAAATCCCCCCTGATTCCCCGTCGTATAATCGACTTGCGCCTTCCGATATTATTACTTCTGTAGATGGCAACGCCATCGCCGATGACGGCACGATTGAATTTCGGCCGCGCGAACGCACCAGTGCGGCGCACCAGATACAGCTTAAACAGATTGGTGAATCTGTCGACCTCACAGTCTGGCGCAGCAACAATCTTCAAACCATCACGATTCCACTGACTAAATCCATTTCCGATATGATGCAGATTCCTGCGGATCAATATGACGTACAACCATCATATTATATCTGGGGCGGCCTTGTTTTCGTACCGTTAACAAAAAATCTTCTCAAGGAATGGGGCAGCAGCTGGCATGACAAAGCACCTACACACCTGGTTGCACTCTATGATGACAATCATTACGAAGATCAAAAGGAAACGGTTTTATTGCTCAAAGTACTGCCAGATGACATCAATCAAGGCTATCATAACTATGCGTACTGGGTTGTGGATCGCATCAATGACCAGCCAGTAGCAGGTCTACAGGATCTGGTGACCCGTATAGAGGCAGGTAAAAGCACCCCATTCACCACCTTGACGAACAAAAAAGGCGAGCAGATCGTTCTGGACAATCACGATGTGGCTCAAAAATCTGCCTTACTGCTACAACATTACCGTATTCCTTCAGATCGTTCCGCCGACCTGCAATGA
- a CDS encoding DedA family protein, whose translation MSDVWNELIRQYGYLAVFAGSFIEGETIILIGGFLARCRLLKLDWVIVTAIAGAFAGDQCMFFIGRWFGGSLLQKRPHLRHKADRIRSMVEQHEKKALILLRFMYGMRTAAPIIIGASQFSAARYFWLDFIATITWAFSYGIIGYLFGQAMEPFLGELKRHALLISLTLFIVGSGVFLIGLWLRRKKDTLEMANEDPSHS comes from the coding sequence ATGAGCGACGTATGGAATGAATTGATCCGGCAGTATGGTTATCTGGCTGTTTTTGCTGGATCCTTTATTGAAGGAGAAACCATCATTCTTATTGGCGGATTTTTGGCGCGATGCCGGCTGCTGAAACTGGACTGGGTCATTGTAACCGCTATTGCCGGGGCATTTGCCGGGGATCAGTGCATGTTCTTCATCGGGCGCTGGTTTGGAGGTTCCCTGTTACAAAAAAGGCCTCACCTAAGACACAAAGCCGATCGCATTCGTTCCATGGTGGAACAGCACGAAAAAAAGGCACTGATTTTACTGCGATTCATGTACGGCATGCGCACGGCCGCCCCAATCATTATCGGAGCAAGCCAGTTCAGTGCGGCCAGGTACTTCTGGCTTGATTTTATCGCAACCATCACATGGGCTTTCAGTTACGGAATCATTGGCTATTTATTCGGGCAGGCGATGGAACCTTTTCTGGGGGAGCTCAAACGACATGCATTGCTGATATCTCTCACTCTATTTATTGTCGGCAGCGGCGTCTTTCTGATCGGACTGTGGCTGAGGCGCAAAAAAGATACACTGGAAATGGCCAATGAAGATCCTTCACATAGTTAA
- a CDS encoding glycosyltransferase — MKILHIVNDLIRGGSEGQCARVAMGLVQRSSDIHRVAVFRRQGYFLGTVEETCGSVYEIPIRKLLQWNTLTSIRQLAHWIREEHFQLVHTWDAESTIFGGAACLLAHSKLITSRRDLGEIYPAWKQHMLRWMDRRADRVVVNALAVGNHFQAQGLPSYRWTLIHNVMDTSEFDKEMRKQVASRTAPVPEGTLKVICVSRLDPEKDHAMLLHAVTQVVKSKKMHLYIVGDGCERTRLQHQVEQLDIQPHVTFLGERMDIPQLLSEMDAGVLVPRSNEGLSNSILEYMAASLPVICTDCGGNKELVDDEGNGIIVPISNADAAASSIIRLTDPEQRIRMGRAGRVKLLRSFSMDSILSSFEELYQEVIGGHINPSSTSQTE; from the coding sequence ATGAAGATCCTTCACATAGTTAACGACTTGATAAGGGGCGGGTCAGAAGGACAATGCGCCCGTGTTGCCATGGGATTGGTTCAGCGAAGCTCGGATATTCACCGGGTGGCAGTCTTCCGACGACAAGGTTATTTTCTCGGCACCGTCGAAGAAACATGCGGCTCCGTATATGAAATACCGATTCGCAAACTACTACAATGGAACACACTAACGAGCATTCGGCAACTTGCCCACTGGATTCGTGAAGAACACTTTCAGCTGGTTCATACATGGGATGCGGAATCGACTATTTTCGGCGGCGCCGCCTGTTTACTAGCCCATTCCAAGTTGATAACAAGCCGTCGTGATCTGGGGGAAATCTATCCTGCATGGAAACAGCACATGTTACGCTGGATGGATCGACGTGCGGATCGGGTCGTCGTCAATGCACTGGCCGTAGGCAACCACTTCCAAGCGCAAGGTCTTCCGTCCTATCGCTGGACGCTGATACATAATGTAATGGATACCTCTGAATTCGACAAGGAGATGCGAAAACAAGTGGCATCACGCACCGCACCCGTACCCGAAGGCACCCTTAAAGTCATATGTGTATCAAGATTAGATCCAGAAAAAGATCATGCGATGCTGCTGCATGCGGTGACTCAGGTGGTGAAGAGTAAAAAAATGCATCTGTATATTGTCGGCGACGGATGTGAAAGAACCCGACTGCAACATCAGGTCGAACAGCTGGATATACAACCACACGTTACATTCCTGGGCGAACGCATGGATATCCCGCAGCTACTCAGCGAAATGGATGCAGGCGTATTGGTTCCCCGCAGCAATGAAGGCCTTTCCAACAGCATTCTTGAGTATATGGCGGCGAGCCTCCCTGTTATTTGCACGGACTGCGGGGGCAACAAGGAGCTGGTAGATGATGAGGGAAACGGCATAATCGTCCCTATTAGCAATGCAGACGCTGCGGCATCATCAATCATACGTCTGACCGACCCTGAGCAACGCATACGTATGGGACGTGCCGGACGCGTCAAACTGCTGCGTTCCTTCAGCATGGATAGCATCCTCAGCTCCTTCGAGGAATTATACCAAGAGGTGATCGGCGGACATATAAACCCTTCCTCTACATCACAGACGGAGTAA
- a CDS encoding polysaccharide deacetylase family protein: MQRAQLKKWLFKTLGYSGVTKLMRYKYRKRMRILSFHGVIDDSRSKERWNSDGFFVSESLFREQMAYISTLFNPVPLGHSVEAKCWPDNAAALTFDDGFLNNATIAAPILRELNIPATFFITTGFIDKTACPWWMIFRSFAENNWAETGDAFRIRLAREEKELRNLSDKERMSRLTQKGLVFDEAHVPRGAGMMSWDHIEKLAQDGFEIGAHTVHHLSMGHDTQQIHNEIIQSTERLRQKTTSPIHGFSYPYGAKSNLGSCLTALQKGKLNYAVTDIPGWTAHSTEPYLLPRFAITGRHQREDIDVLLSGCRTRIGQ; this comes from the coding sequence ATGCAACGCGCACAATTAAAAAAATGGCTGTTCAAAACCCTTGGATACAGCGGCGTGACAAAGCTAATGCGATATAAATATCGCAAACGAATGCGTATTTTATCTTTTCATGGCGTTATAGACGATTCACGGTCGAAGGAACGCTGGAACAGTGACGGGTTCTTTGTCTCTGAATCTCTTTTTCGCGAACAAATGGCATATATCAGTACGCTTTTCAATCCCGTACCGCTGGGGCATTCCGTTGAGGCGAAGTGCTGGCCGGATAACGCAGCAGCCCTGACATTTGACGATGGGTTTTTAAACAATGCAACGATCGCAGCTCCCATTCTACGCGAATTAAACATCCCTGCCACCTTTTTCATTACCACCGGATTTATCGACAAAACCGCATGTCCATGGTGGATGATTTTCCGTTCATTCGCTGAAAATAACTGGGCAGAAACCGGAGATGCTTTTCGGATACGACTTGCCCGCGAAGAAAAAGAACTGCGAAATCTTTCTGATAAAGAACGGATGTCCAGACTTACACAAAAAGGCCTTGTTTTCGATGAAGCCCATGTGCCTAGGGGAGCAGGAATGATGTCATGGGATCACATTGAAAAACTGGCTCAGGACGGCTTTGAAATTGGAGCCCATACCGTTCATCATTTATCTATGGGACACGACACACAACAAATCCACAATGAAATAATTCAATCCACAGAGCGATTACGTCAGAAAACAACATCCCCCATCCACGGCTTCTCCTATCCCTATGGAGCAAAAAGCAATCTTGGTTCATGCTTAACGGCATTGCAAAAAGGTAAACTGAATTATGCAGTAACAGATATCCCCGGATGGACAGCTCACTCAACGGAGCCATACCTTCTCCCCCGGTTCGCCATCACTGGGCGACACCAACGGGAGGATATAGATGTCCTGTTAAGCGGATGCCGCACACGGATCGGGCAATAA
- the miaA gene encoding tRNA (adenosine(37)-N6)-dimethylallyltransferase MiaA: protein MSGLSIPFYTLVGPTAVGKTRIAHKWAVKHGCPVISADSMLVYRGMDIGTAKPSMDERAEVTYLGLDLTDPSESFSTGSYVCAVEEQCRALPPGTLPIVAGGTGLYVRALMQGLDDVAPADNALRAESDAILTTNGITGLQQWAESRYPGLLERLDDPMNARRIVRAMEWSAAGTLPDSWKHKARPVMLGLNMDRTILKERIALRVHQMYAEGLLEEARKLRAQMPLSSTALQAIGYAEAFAVLDGQCNEADAIEKTIIRTRRLAKRQFTWFRHQAAMQWIDIHPDMNDNDIVAIVERCAQIPNSQ from the coding sequence ATGAGCGGCTTATCCATTCCTTTTTATACGCTGGTCGGGCCCACCGCTGTGGGTAAAACGAGGATTGCGCATAAATGGGCCGTCAAGCACGGTTGTCCTGTGATTTCAGCCGATTCGATGCTTGTTTATCGAGGTATGGATATCGGTACAGCCAAGCCATCGATGGATGAACGGGCCGAAGTTACTTATTTGGGTCTGGATCTAACCGATCCGTCGGAATCGTTCAGCACGGGCAGTTATGTATGCGCTGTGGAAGAGCAATGCCGAGCATTGCCGCCTGGAACCCTGCCCATTGTGGCTGGCGGAACCGGGTTGTATGTTCGTGCGCTGATGCAGGGACTGGATGATGTTGCTCCGGCCGACAATGCATTGCGCGCAGAATCGGACGCCATTCTGACCACGAACGGAATCACCGGTCTGCAGCAATGGGCTGAATCCCGATATCCCGGTTTATTGGAAAGGCTGGACGATCCCATGAATGCACGTCGCATTGTCCGGGCGATGGAATGGAGTGCTGCGGGCACACTTCCGGATTCATGGAAACACAAGGCCAGGCCGGTGATGCTGGGGCTGAATATGGATCGTACGATTTTAAAAGAACGCATTGCTCTGCGCGTCCACCAGATGTACGCCGAAGGGTTACTGGAAGAAGCCCGTAAACTGCGTGCGCAGATGCCTCTGTCATCCACGGCTCTGCAGGCCATTGGTTATGCCGAAGCCTTTGCTGTACTGGACGGCCAGTGCAATGAAGCGGATGCCATAGAAAAAACAATCATTCGTACCCGGCGCCTCGCCAAGCGTCAGTTCACTTGGTTTCGACATCAGGCGGCGATGCAGTGGATTGATATCCATCCGGATATGAACGACAATGATATTGTGGCCATTGTTGAACGATGTGCACAAATACCGAACAGTCAATAA
- the alaS gene encoding alanine--tRNA ligase, with translation MTSSEIRQSFLDFFRSKQHDIVPSSPVVIPADPTLLFANAGMNQFKEYFLGVREPDCRRISDTQKCIRVSGKHNDLEEVGHDTYHHTFFEMLGNWSFGDYYKREVIRWAWELLTDVWKLPKDRLWATVYKDDAEAEAIWKDVTDIDPLHIQRFGEKDNFWEMGETGPCGPCSEIHIDLTDDKSGGSLVNAGSPEVIEIWNLVFIQYNRRSDGTLEELPSKHVDTGMGFERVCAVIQGKKSNYDTDVFAPLLQALGALSGCSYEGEHAIAMRVIADHVRTLSFAIADGVLPSNDGRGYVLRRLLRRAVRYGRKIGFKQPFMSKLVPVLADQMGDIFPELRLNQDMVIRAIEAEEASFASTLDRGIDLFEEVSTRAMAANAAAFPGDEAFRLYDTYGFPYDLTALMASEKGLTMELDVFEKLMQEQRQRARSARRTDGQKKEMDQISDLVQQGISSVFAGYEQHDCPAKVIALFQDGQQVETLTAGQSGQVILDQTTCYAESGGQIGDHGEITADGVRFVVDDTRKPAAGIILHVGKLESGTLNKGDAVHVFVMSHRRLQLQRHHTATHLMNYALRELVNKNIKQAGSYVADDRCRFDFNHFEALSPDLLKQIEDHVNASIMQDAPVNTYEMALKDVPDSGIVAVFDEKYGETVRVVDCGGFSKELCGGTHVTRTGEIGAFRIVSESSVAAGIRRIEAMCGTAAMAWTRREHDVLQQIAHQYSITWEDIPARMEQLQEKTRKMEKELKDLAEKTALSSVDQYLEKQTEVNGTPLLAADCGEMTPDNLRGVMDVLRQKMPSGIIVLGASNGGKAAFACSVSDDLFSKGAHAGKLIGQIARIAGGGGGGQPGKAQAGGKNGAKVPDAIAAVTDVVGGILG, from the coding sequence ATGACTTCATCTGAAATCAGACAGTCTTTTCTCGATTTTTTCCGCAGCAAGCAGCATGACATTGTGCCGAGTTCTCCGGTGGTGATTCCGGCGGATCCGACGTTATTGTTTGCCAATGCCGGCATGAACCAGTTTAAAGAGTATTTTCTCGGGGTGCGCGAGCCGGACTGTCGCCGTATTTCCGATACGCAGAAGTGTATTCGCGTCAGCGGTAAGCACAATGATCTGGAAGAGGTCGGGCACGACACCTATCATCATACCTTCTTTGAAATGCTGGGTAACTGGTCCTTCGGCGATTACTACAAAAGAGAAGTGATTCGCTGGGCGTGGGAATTGCTTACGGACGTATGGAAGTTGCCGAAGGATCGCCTTTGGGCCACGGTTTATAAGGATGATGCGGAAGCGGAGGCGATTTGGAAGGACGTCACCGATATCGACCCGCTGCATATTCAGCGCTTTGGTGAAAAGGATAATTTCTGGGAAATGGGTGAAACGGGTCCCTGTGGCCCCTGTTCTGAAATCCACATTGATCTCACCGACGACAAATCCGGTGGATCGCTGGTCAATGCAGGCAGTCCGGAAGTCATTGAAATCTGGAATTTGGTCTTTATTCAATACAATCGGCGCTCTGATGGCACGCTGGAGGAGCTGCCCAGTAAACACGTGGATACAGGCATGGGTTTTGAACGTGTGTGTGCCGTGATTCAGGGTAAGAAATCCAACTATGACACCGATGTGTTTGCTCCGTTACTGCAGGCACTGGGTGCTTTGTCTGGTTGTTCTTATGAGGGCGAACATGCGATAGCCATGCGCGTGATCGCCGATCATGTCCGCACGCTGAGTTTTGCCATTGCCGATGGCGTGTTACCTTCCAATGACGGCCGTGGCTATGTGCTGCGCCGCCTGTTGCGCCGCGCGGTGCGTTACGGCCGCAAGATCGGATTTAAACAGCCTTTCATGTCGAAGCTGGTTCCTGTACTGGCGGATCAGATGGGCGATATTTTTCCGGAACTGCGTCTCAATCAGGATATGGTGATTCGCGCGATTGAAGCCGAAGAAGCCAGTTTTGCATCCACGTTGGATCGCGGCATTGATTTGTTTGAAGAAGTTTCCACCCGCGCCATGGCAGCAAACGCTGCGGCATTTCCCGGTGATGAAGCTTTTCGTCTCTATGACACCTATGGGTTCCCCTATGATCTGACTGCTCTGATGGCCTCAGAAAAGGGGTTGACCATGGAACTGGATGTCTTTGAAAAACTGATGCAGGAACAGCGTCAGCGGGCTCGTTCCGCACGGCGTACTGATGGACAGAAAAAGGAAATGGATCAGATTTCCGACCTCGTTCAGCAGGGCATTTCTTCGGTTTTTGCCGGATATGAGCAACATGACTGCCCCGCAAAGGTCATCGCATTGTTTCAAGATGGCCAACAGGTGGAAACCCTGACAGCAGGTCAGTCGGGACAGGTTATTTTGGATCAAACGACCTGTTACGCCGAATCAGGTGGACAGATTGGCGACCATGGTGAAATTACCGCCGACGGAGTTCGCTTTGTGGTCGATGACACACGCAAACCGGCCGCAGGTATTATTCTGCATGTGGGTAAACTGGAATCCGGCACATTGAATAAGGGCGATGCGGTACATGTATTTGTCATGTCTCATCGCCGTTTACAACTGCAGCGCCATCATACCGCGACACATTTAATGAATTACGCCCTGCGCGAACTGGTTAATAAGAATATCAAACAGGCCGGTTCGTATGTGGCCGATGACCGTTGTCGTTTTGATTTCAATCACTTTGAAGCGTTATCTCCGGATCTGTTGAAGCAGATCGAAGATCATGTCAATGCGTCCATCATGCAGGATGCGCCGGTCAACACCTACGAAATGGCACTGAAAGATGTGCCGGACTCCGGTATTGTCGCGGTCTTCGATGAAAAATACGGTGAAACCGTGCGCGTGGTGGATTGCGGTGGTTTCAGCAAGGAACTTTGCGGGGGAACACATGTGACCCGCACCGGTGAAATCGGCGCGTTCCGTATTGTTTCAGAGAGCTCTGTGGCCGCAGGCATTCGCCGTATCGAAGCGATGTGTGGAACAGCGGCTATGGCATGGACACGCAGGGAGCATGATGTACTGCAGCAAATCGCGCACCAGTACAGCATCACCTGGGAGGATATTCCTGCACGCATGGAACAATTGCAGGAAAAGACCCGCAAGATGGAAAAAGAATTAAAAGACCTGGCAGAAAAGACGGCACTGTCTTCCGTAGACCAGTATCTGGAAAAGCAAACCGAAGTAAATGGCACTCCGTTACTGGCCGCCGATTGCGGGGAAATGACCCCGGATAACCTGCGCGGTGTAATGGATGTTTTACGCCAGAAAATGCCGTCAGGTATCATTGTTCTGGGTGCCAGCAACGGTGGAAAAGCGGCTTTTGCTTGTTCGGTTTCCGATGACCTGTTCAGCAAGGGGGCCCACGCCGGAAAACTGATCGGTCAGATTGCACGCATTGCCGGTGGCGGCGGTGGTGGTCAGCCCGGCAAAGCGCAGGCTGGTGGCAAGAATGGAGCCAAAGTTCCTGATGCGATTGCGGCTGTGACTGACGTGGTGGGCGGTATCCTTGGATAA
- a CDS encoding hydroxymethylglutaryl-CoA synthase codes for MKTGIESIGFYSPQYCFDLRKLAAERGVDGDKYIHGIGQSYMAVPPIDEDVVTMGANAAREAIERVDASAIDAVIFATESGVDQSKSGAVYIHRLLNLPSTCKVVEMKQACAAGTMGVLSALGMIALNPKSKILLIASDIARYGLNTAGEPTSGAGAIAMVLSANPVIMELDYRHGTYAADVMDFWRPNYMDEALVDGKYSIRVYLKALTEAWKDYARSTERTFDDHDRFCYHLPFTRMGIKAHSYLYKQCGDSVLDEAALPSQVNASLRYNRLTGNLYTGSAYVALLSLLESPDEQLAGKRVGLFSYGSGCLGIFYSGVVQADYRQYLPANQHKTMLEQRSELGYEQYVSMYSTRLPIDGSEFMANKHRTGHYRLAGVCAHKRIYESTN; via the coding sequence ATGAAAACAGGTATTGAATCAATCGGATTCTACAGTCCACAGTATTGCTTTGATCTGCGCAAACTTGCAGCAGAACGAGGAGTGGACGGGGATAAATACATACATGGCATTGGACAGTCTTATATGGCGGTTCCCCCCATTGATGAAGACGTGGTGACAATGGGAGCCAATGCGGCACGTGAAGCCATAGAAAGGGTGGATGCGTCCGCCATTGATGCCGTTATTTTTGCTACCGAATCGGGCGTTGACCAGTCAAAATCCGGTGCGGTGTATATTCATCGTCTGCTTAATTTGCCATCTACCTGTAAAGTTGTGGAAATGAAGCAGGCCTGTGCGGCGGGTACGATGGGGGTTTTGTCGGCATTGGGAATGATTGCCCTGAATCCCAAAAGTAAAATATTACTGATAGCATCGGACATCGCACGTTACGGATTGAATACGGCCGGGGAGCCTACTTCTGGAGCAGGTGCTATTGCTATGGTTCTTTCGGCGAACCCGGTGATTATGGAGTTGGATTATCGTCACGGAACCTATGCGGCCGATGTCATGGATTTTTGGAGACCGAATTATATGGATGAAGCCCTTGTAGATGGGAAGTATTCCATTCGCGTGTATCTCAAGGCACTGACTGAAGCATGGAAAGATTATGCACGGAGCACGGAACGAACCTTCGACGACCATGATCGTTTCTGCTACCACTTGCCGTTTACCCGAATGGGTATCAAGGCGCATTCATATCTCTACAAACAGTGCGGTGACTCTGTTTTAGATGAAGCAGCCCTGCCGTCGCAAGTGAATGCATCCCTGCGGTATAATCGTCTCACAGGCAATCTTTATACAGGGTCTGCGTATGTGGCACTTCTTTCCCTGCTGGAATCACCGGATGAACAGCTGGCGGGCAAACGGGTGGGTCTTTTCAGCTATGGTTCGGGTTGTCTTGGTATTTTTTATAGCGGTGTAGTTCAGGCAGATTACCGACAGTATCTGCCCGCCAATCAGCATAAAACTATGTTGGAACAGCGGAGTGAACTGGGGTATGAGCAATACGTTTCCATGTATTCGACGCGCCTGCCCATCGACGGAAGTGAATTCATGGCTAATAAACACCGGACAGGGCATTATCGCCTAGCCGGTGTGTGTGCGCACAAACGAATCTATGAGTCGACGAATTAG
- a CDS encoding ArsR family transcriptional regulator, with protein sequence MWPWLNQQMTEKIMDRTNPYEALGKVFHEPHRLAIVSVLCSGSSGMSFQDLKSFCNLTDGNLSRHLRTLDEAKIVVLKKEFVDNRPRTTVFISETGRSQFLQYLAALENVFSKAVASLSEEEMSQLGSAQLDYLPNILA encoded by the coding sequence ATGTGGCCATGGTTGAATCAACAAATGACGGAGAAAATAATGGATAGAACAAACCCCTACGAGGCACTGGGAAAAGTGTTTCACGAGCCGCATCGTCTGGCCATTGTGTCGGTGCTGTGCTCTGGTTCGTCGGGTATGAGTTTTCAGGATTTGAAAAGCTTCTGTAACTTGACAGACGGAAATTTGAGTCGCCATTTGCGAACACTGGATGAAGCGAAGATCGTTGTGTTAAAAAAAGAGTTTGTCGACAACCGTCCTCGTACGACTGTTTTCATTTCAGAAACGGGTCGCAGTCAGTTTCTTCAATATCTTGCCGCGCTGGAAAATGTATTTTCAAAGGCGGTGGCATCATTGTCTGAAGAAGAGATGTCGCAGCTGGGTTCGGCGCAGCTGGATTATTTGCCGAATATTTTGGCGTAA
- a CDS encoding HAD family phosphatase encodes MKFTGVIFDFNGVLWWDSHLQEYAWKRFSEEIRGMPFSSEEMKFHVHGRTNRHSIEYLIGAPITGDDLDRFTQQKESIYRQLCLEQGDNFKLSPGVIEFLEYLVANNIHRTIATASEKTNLEFFIEHLLLTKWFNLEKIVYDDGTRPGKPDPGIYTEAAKRLGLNPAQCVVIEDSHSGIKSAYAAGIGHIIALGPEETHRELNALSGVSRVIESFEKFPKEALFGL; translated from the coding sequence ATGAAATTTACCGGGGTTATTTTTGATTTTAATGGCGTTTTGTGGTGGGACAGCCACCTTCAAGAATATGCATGGAAACGCTTTTCTGAAGAAATCAGGGGAATGCCATTTTCAAGTGAGGAAATGAAATTTCATGTTCATGGCCGAACGAACCGGCATTCTATTGAATACCTAATTGGTGCGCCGATAACCGGGGATGACCTAGATCGGTTTACACAACAAAAAGAGTCCATCTATAGGCAGCTATGTTTAGAGCAAGGTGATAACTTCAAATTGTCACCTGGTGTGATTGAGTTCCTGGAGTACTTGGTGGCCAACAATATACATCGTACAATTGCGACCGCTTCAGAAAAAACAAACCTTGAATTTTTTATAGAACATTTGCTTTTAACCAAATGGTTCAATTTAGAAAAGATCGTGTACGATGATGGGACAAGACCTGGCAAACCTGATCCAGGTATCTATACTGAAGCAGCAAAAAGACTTGGGTTGAATCCAGCACAGTGTGTTGTGATAGAAGATTCTCATTCTGGAATTAAGTCAGCTTACGCAGCGGGCATTGGCCATATCATTGCTCTGGGTCCAGAAGAGACTCATCGCGAGCTGAATGCACTTAGTGGAGTGAGCAGGGTTATCGAGAGCTTTGAAAAATTTCCAAAAGAGGCGTTGTTTGGATTGTAA